One Gossypium hirsutum isolate 1008001.06 chromosome A08, Gossypium_hirsutum_v2.1, whole genome shotgun sequence genomic window, TTCCCTCTAGACCGTCCTTCTCCTTCTTCATCCGCTTTTCGTTATAACTTCCTTACTTCCTCTTGGGATCGCCTCGCTCCCATGCTTTCCCCACGCGGGAGCTTCGCCTGTGCTGCGATTCCCAGCGCTGACCAAATCATCGTAGCCGGGGGTGGCTCCCGCCACACCTTGTTTAGGGCTGCTGGGAGTAGGATATGTTCGGTGGAGAGGTACGACGTGGAAAGAGATGAGTGGGAAGCATTAGACGGATTGCCTAGGTTTCGAGCTGGTTGCGTGGGGTTTGCGGTTAGAGAAGGTGGGGAAGAAAGGGAGTTTTGGGTGATGGGAGGCTATGGAGATTCCAGGACTGTCTCGGGAGTTTTTCCAGTGGACGAGTATTATAAGGATGCTTTGGTGATGGAATTGAAGGGAAATGGTGGTGGGAAATGGAGGGAACTTGGGGATATGTGGGGGGCAGGGGAGACTCCTAGGTTTGGGAAAATCGTTATGGTGGAGGATGAAGATGGGGGTAGTCCTCCTGCTATTTTCATGCTTGATGATAATGATATCCTCAGGTAAATTACACTTCTTTTTCCTAGATAACAACAATTATGTAGGTAACATCGAATTTATTGTTTTCTTGGAAAAATTAATTGTGGAATTCTAGCATGTTTGCAAAGTTGCTTTTAACTGAGGATATTAGAGATAGTATTATAAGGTTGCCAAGTGTATCAATGAGTTGATAGTTTTGCTAGGATTAAACATTGTTGTCACTTGTGAGTACTAAAAATCTTGTTTCGGTTTCTACTATGTGGTCGGGGAGCTGTATTCTTATATCAAAGTTTGATGCATTACATCTGTCAGTAATGAAAGCATCGTTATCAACTAAATTCAAATATTGAAACAAATTGCACATTGTGTTTCCATTGGTATCCAACTATATATTGCAACAACATAGCCCAAAACATTGATTcgttatgtgttttttttttgttttttttttctttttggtggtAATGATTAGAACCATCCTTCCCTTCAAATGTACTTGTCAAGTTAGTATATTTCACTTTAATCACTGGTACTTGTTTGATTAGTTACTAGATCCTATCGACTATTTAATTGATTCGTGTACTGAACAACTTGAGTGAGGATGTGACCGACCATCTGGTTTGCTAGATTTGATGTTTTAAATTCGTATGCATTATTCAGCAGTGAAAATCACAGCCAGTTCAAATATTGATTATTTTTGTATCTATAGACGGATGCAGATAATGGCTAGTCCAAATCTTTTGGAGTGTTCTGTTCAGTTTTAACTTGGCTAGAATTTACAATATTTTGATAGCAGAACTTCATAACTTCGTGTGTTTTGTGAGGAAAAAATATAAGCTGTATGCATCAAGATTTTAAAACTCTGTAAACTTCTAATGGTCTTACAaactatattttataattgtgaTGCTACTgccataatttattaatattatcattaaaaaggaagggaaaaaaaaactttttcccACTTGGCAGGTCCGCATTTGATACCTAGAATCCTGTCTTCTTCACAGATTTTATCAATGTATTTCTCCCTAACCGCTTGCTAGGTCTTGGTTACTTGAGAGAATAAGCTTACATTTCAGCATTTCCTTGACGTAGACGCATGTGAGCTCGTTTTAGCCTAATTACCAGTTTCAGATAATTGTCTTATCTCTTCTGTTAGAAAGCTGATAAATCTCCTATGGCATTTGCCTCTTTTTGATAGGTTTTATTTACTTAGATGCTTGTATTGAACTGTATGATTCCCTCTCCCATCAACAACAATTGCATTTTATATAAACATTCTCTGCAATTTTAGTTTCCCTTTTGGATGTTCTTTTTTGAAGGAAAGACAGAATTTGAAGTTTTTTGCCTTTATGTTCTTCTTGGGTAAAATGGCAGTCATTTTTGCTTTATCTATGTGCAGATACGACATGGCTTCAAATCGTTGGCAAAAGGAATGCAGTGTTCCAAGGAGAGCTCCTTGTAAGAGTTCTTATGGTTTAGTTGTCCTGAACGAGGAGTTACATGTAATGACAATTGTAAATGGAATTGATTCAACTGAAACTCGACGGTCACGACAGCAGAAAAGGGCGGGGACATTGTTCATGCAGATATATCATCCTAGGAAGAAGACCTGGAGGTGCCTTGTCACAAAGCCACCATTCCGGCAACCATTGGATTTCAGTACTACAGTTATGTGCCCAATTCAACTGTAAATGTAAGAAAATCCCCTGCTTATTGCAGTTAATCACACGTAAATAATCTGGCCATTCATATATTATGTCTGTTGATACTTCTGGTTCTTTATTTGTATTGTGCAGTCTGTATGATATATGGTTTATCGAAATATAATATGTAAATGCCTCATGGATAGAAGAAACAATAGCTTACGCAATTGAACTACTATAATCTACGTTTTGTCATGTTACTTGTGTTCTATTCTTGCTTTTTCATTTCAAACATCAATCTCATATTACCTGGAGGCTAGAACCATAACTATGGAAGTTTTATCCTTCATCATTATTCATATAGATTGTATGAAGGATCCAGTATATATCCTGTAAAAGCTATAATAATTAGATAGTTTCAGTTTTTGATAGTTCTTCTAGCTCAATTTGAGGTCTAAAATCTGCTAGAATAAACATAATGAAATCCCCAAGGTAAAGTTAGAGAGGTAACTAAAAGTTTGACATTCTAATATAGCTAATCAATCAATGCAAACTGTTGTTTACGTCTTTGAGCAGCAGTCGTTTATGGAGTTTCTactgattaaatgttaattaaaattatttatattcattagattttaaaatttttgcattaatccCATTTGTTTATCACTTGTCTTAGAAATGCTTGTATTCTGCCCCAAGTGATCACAGTTAATGGTTACATGACATGACGTTTGGTTTTAGAAAAAGAACGTAAATACAAGGAAAGGTGGCTTACatttaactattatttttttagaaaaagaataaaatcattttttaattaattttttttaaggtgTGACAACTTACGTGTTCTTCTTTATAAAATGACATTATTTGtcatattaacaaataatttaaaattcataaaattataaaaattttaaaaaatatataaagtttatGTGGATTGTTATGTAAGCTGTTgtgattaaaatttttactttttagttaatatttttattaaaaaaaccaatTTAGCTCTTTTTAAAgattaatggttaaatttaatttttttaaagattgaagggtaaatttaattaaaaaaaaagtgtcaaattgacaaaatatgttAACACTAAGTAATAAATTTGTCATTATGTTTACATATTAAAAgttgattgagttagtgtcatttatcaattgaattttagtttagttaaataaaaaaaaaaccaaaagctCTTTTTTTCTACCATGTAAGAAATGTTATTTggagaatattttttttttttttgtattttaataaatttagaaaaataaatacacATAATACGTTAGGTTTGATTTTTATATCCAAATTATTATGctttttaataaattaactttATCCGTTTAATCAAAgtcatatttgatttttataaatttttataattttgttatataaatgtTTTTATTCACGGTTTCATAATCTAATCTAAATTATATCATTATAAAGTAATGAAAATTATATCATTATggaaaaataattattgaaacaaataatggttagtcatttttaattaatatgattGTATGATATAATTCAAATGAAAAGTGATATAATTCAAATGAAAAGTATATGCATTCAGTGAAATCAATACATGATTTATGTCCATTTTTTAATctataaaagataaaattttcagaaattctTAATTATCACTTTCAATAATTTCTAAGAATGTGAAATTACAATAATGAATCAAGGCTTCGTAGCAGTAAACATCCAATCAACAGGATAGACTATAGATGCTTTAACTACCCAATCAGCAACCCTATATGAATGAAATCATGAACGTGAAGCATGAATTATAGCATCAACTTCCCATGGAAGCTTAGACATTGGTACATCTTTTGACTCCAAAACCCAAGTGGCAGGGATAGCTGCGGCTTCCAGAGACTTGACTAGCTAGTAGGGAAACAAGCAATGAGATTGGAAGCTTCATTTCAGGGTAAtggttttatataaattattatatgcaATAAATCAAAGGGATTTTAACTTACACATTGATGATCTTTTCCTTCATGACACACTTGCATGCTTTCAATTTCTAATCATGGGTTCACAAGATACCACAGTTCCTGGAATAATAGACAAAGCGAAAGCTCCACTTCACAAGTTGCAGGCAGCAGCCCTTTAACTTTTATTCCATGGAAAatccagaaaaaaaaaatctccgTCTCAATCGGCTATATATTTCCTATCAACATGACGGCATATATAACCACGTCTCTTTCTAGTTTCATGTGAATGCTGATGCGTAAAAACAGATGAAAGATGGGTAGCAATTGCCAACAGATAAAGCGACTTCATGATAGTGATTTGCTGTTCCAAAAGCTTCCATAAAACTGCACAACCTCTATCCCGTGACAAATGTTTGATTTAAAGGCCGCAGCTCTCCGCCAAGGAACACAAAGCAAAGCCTGACATGAAAACCGCCCAAAACCATGCATTCAATTTCAGCTATCTCTTATTCATCCTTCAACTTGTCACAAATGCATATAAATACACACCTACCTTTCCATCTAAATCTCATATTCATGAGAGCTCGGCCATTTTGGTTGATTTTGCTATCTTTGAcccatattattattatatacatagCAATGAGGTGTTTACATCTTTTTCTTGTCATTACCGTTTTGTTTTTCCTTGTAAGAGCCCATCAATGTGAGTCGTCTCGGGTTTTAAACGAAGACACTGCTGCATTAAAGTCTTTTGAAAAGGAAGTTGTCCCACTCCCACCTTCTGGACACAATGGATGCACTTACATTCCTGACGCTGGTGGCACACCTTGCACCAACGAGAGAGCCCTCGTAGACCATGTTATGACTCCTCCTAGGCGCTTGCTACCAGATTCAGTGCCTCCGCTAATCTCAAACGAATCCACCTTGTTTCCCTTATTGCAGCAACTGGTTAATTAGTTGCTTACATATATTAGATAAATTTTGCGTGTATATTGTGTATGACCAAATGGgaacattcctttttctttttctatgatTTAGGTAAAGAATTATCGAGGAATTTATATAAGAGATTGATGTTACTTTACTTTTGTactaaaaatataagtaaattctgtacattagattaaagagaaaATTGATTATTCTGTTGAATTAttcatttgtactattaaaaactaatatGCTATGTGTACCCCATGTTGACATACATGGACTCATTTTTAATAGTGATAATGGATGAAACTTTTAACAAAAAGACCACTTTGCTATTTCATCTAACTATAGAgactaatttactcttttttaGTAGAAaagacaaaatacaatctgactatTAGTATAAGAGCCGCCATGACACTTTTACCATGATTTAGGCTAATAATTATATCCTATTGTAATTATAACCAATTTCAATTTTCTAAACATGTTTGGCTAACAGAATATAATTATAGAGTAATTTTCTATATCATATTTGATAGTATATATTGTAATTAAGCAACtgtgaaattttaaattctaaaaaataatattaattaatataaaaaattatcaataatgctCACGCAAAAGATTCTAATAgagaaatttaaaatcaaatcatcgtATATAATATGTTAGCCCATAAAAGTATTGGCAATACTTACCAATAACAttaacaagaaaattaaatatcatacacaattttatctatttactctatcttttttatatttgttGGGCTATTTcctctttaatatttaatgtATATGTCTTGTCATTATCGATTGGTCCTTGGAtaagtataagtatatatatatatatttttgttttgaataaaGTGTAAGTATACTATGTAATTTAGTTGAAATGAGTATATTCATAATAAAGTGTACGAGAAATATTTAGTAGATCAAAAATTttctcttaaataaaaaatttagattattcaaattagattagtaaaataacatataattatattttaaaaataaaatatatgttcaaaaattaaaatattaacattataTAAAAGTAACTATTTAACTAATGTATGCGtgtttgaaatggtatatgataattgaatttaaatataattatttatgtatgggTGAGTTGCCTATTAATCTGACTAgatcaaattgttatttattattaattgattaCAATGTCTTGCCATTTCAAGAACATTAAACCAcgattttcataattaaatcagcGATGGAATTGAACAAATTATTAACTcatcaattcaattaaaatttataaataaataaaaaatctgatTCAACCGCCAACCTAACTAATTTTTTAatacaattgaattaaatttatatctaattaatcAACCCAACcatttattttagaataatactCTAATTAATTTCCGATGAATTCTACTTCCCAAAACCATGCATTAAATGCACGTGCTCCTTTTTATACTTTGCTGAATTGGGAAAGCTTTGCAGAATGTTGATTGTGTTAGAGGAAGAAAGAGGCAGATGATGCCACATGGCATGTTAACAAGATTTATTCGGTTTGACTTGTAATAAAGAATATTAAAGAAGAGTAAAATTTGAATCAATtcaaaaaattcgataaaaaattaaaattttaagttaaatagttcgagttattcgggttaatttaaataaaaaattaaatatttcggTTTTACtcaaatataaattatacaattcaaattatctgaaaatttgaaaaaaaaaagacaaaattatacatcattttgataaatatttaacttttttaaagttaaaagtcaatattatttagttaaaaggtaaaactacgtcattttgataaatgtttacccattaaCCTTATTTATGTAGTTTAATAATCATATATTTCATCTACTAATTAAATAATCCGTCCATGCAAAcgcaatattaattataaatgataaaattcattAACTCAACTAAACttaacttaaattattttaactcaatacaaaaaatatttaaattaaattcaattactaaaataaaatttattaacttgATTCACTCAAaactttttaacttaatttaactcGACTAAGATGAATGCTCCCCTTAAGATTATGCCATAGCAGAGCCGGAGCTCTTAAATGGGCTTTGTGCTCTTTTCGAGTTCGAGCCTTTCTGAACCACTGTTTACGCCTTAATGGGTTTTTTCCATTTAATTTGGGGTATAATAAAATTGTATGTAaccaaatttaaaagaatttgttattaattttgaGCCTCTATTTGTGAAACATTTATcactgtaaatattaaataaaaaaactgatTGAAGCATTATTGATATATACAATGTgtcttaaatattaataataatttgataatacACATAATAATGATTTCTTAATCTTATGCAAATTAATATTATTGATAAAATAACAATTAAGGTGTGcaatttttatgattattttcacaCTAAAATCATTACTATATATGTCCACACATGGGGTATATGTATTGATACATAACTCTTGATTTTGCATTTTTGTACTGTTTCAAACATTCTGAGCTCATTGAAGCTCGGAATTCATCCTCTAATATTTCCAAtcactaattaaatttttttaaataattttaaattttttatctaaaatttaataattaattaaattatttcaaatcttaaattcttaaatatttttttcaagatTTTTACAATATATGTGTTTCAGTGACATCTTTCATATCTCAAAACCAAAACGAGTAAGGGTTGTTATATATTAAGTACAAATATGAGGTTGCTACACTGACGAATGATATGATTAAAGTCATTCCTTGTACTAGGTTAaagatattgaattaaattttcaaactagGCTCCACAAATATAAGTAATTATCAAACTGCATAGGTAGCTATTTTTTTGTTGATATTCTTTTGTTGTTATAAGATTTTccttttagtaattttaatttctattttacttttaaaatacactttatattttatttatttaccgaATAAACAAGATTTTTACCaataaagaatatttttttatattttattttcaaaatacacATTCTGTTTTACTTATTTCATGACTAcataatatttttaccaatttCCTAGCGAATTTagttttttgaataatttttttttctggaTTCCACCCAACTAAacattcaagaaaaaaaaattatttttcagtcAATGCATGCAAATTTGCATTTTGTGGACTTTTCTTCTTCTAAAACaaagtacaaatatatatatatatatattcactagAATTCATCACCGGTCAAATTATTCACCAGAGTTTGAAGGTCCATTTAAAAAATGGAaagatttggacaaaaatataaatctaaaaaaaaggtttggacaaaaaatgagACCAATTTTTTAAATAGATCAGACCTCATGTAAAATTTTTTGGCCCGACCCGAATCAACCTATTTTTTTTTCTGCTgctattttgctattattttactgatgttttgctatcattttagtattacattattattattatttattgttattcattgaatattgtataactcttgttttattgttaattatgctatattttagagacatttgtttGCTAAATTGCaactatcttagtattatttaagtattaagattttttaatgtatttttaatttgttgaaaaatatttattttaatatttttagtatatttaatgtattatgtttttttaaaatttatttttaagtaagaTAATTTTAATACGGATGAATTGGGTCGAActcaagtttaatatttttttcatttgagttaagtttatgcaaaattttaaatttattttttaaatcggGCTAAACCTAAAAAATGAACCTAAATTTTTGAGTCAGTCCGACCGACTGACCGACCAACCCGCAAATAAATGGTGCACTACTTTTACGGGAAAAAGTAATAAACCTGTGAGACTGGTAATAATCCTGAACAAAAATGTCCATCGTTCCGAACCAAATGGGAACATGGTTTTTTGCATATGACTGGTGAAAAGATAAGCAAAAGCATTATAAACTGAAAGCATgcaacttttaaaataaaaaagaaaaaatacaaatattttgaataaaacaattaaactaTACATATGTTTCTTGAATAAATTGTCAATTAACAGCGCTTTCATTTCCAGCCCAACATTACTTGGACTTTGGACGTACtaagaataaagaaa contains:
- the LOC107894538 gene encoding F-box/kelch-repeat protein OR23, producing MPIPPSTASTLLHQIDQDQALIPGLPNDVAALILSFLPYSHHCRLKPTCKPWYIFLSSKTLLSLRRHHRRRSLSHLLCIFPEDPHISSPFLFDPQHLAWRPLPPLPCNPHEYGLCNFTSVSLGPHIYVLGGSLFDTRSFPLDRPSPSSSAFRYNFLTSSWDRLAPMLSPRGSFACAAIPSADQIIVAGGGSRHTLFRAAGSRICSVERYDVERDEWEALDGLPRFRAGCVGFAVREGGEEREFWVMGGYGDSRTVSGVFPVDEYYKDALVMELKGNGGGKWRELGDMWGAGETPRFGKIVMVEDEDGGSPPAIFMLDDNDILRYDMASNRWQKECSVPRRAPCKSSYGLVVLNEELHVMTIVNGIDSTETRRSRQQKRAGTLFMQIYHPRKKTWRCLVTKPPFRQPLDFSTTVMCPIQL